A stretch of Aerococcus urinaehominis DNA encodes these proteins:
- a CDS encoding PTS sugar transporter subunit IIC, translating to MEILMGTVWLLVVLAIFTLFNYKAPHGAKAMGALAAAACASFLVEAFQDSFFGSVLGIEFLGEVGAANGALSGVAAAILVAIAIGVQPGYAVLIGLAASGTGILPGFVAGYLVAFLVKWIQEKVPGGLDLITIIIVGAPLTRAVALFMSPIVDSTLLRIGEILIASAESSPVIMGIILGGVITVVATAPLSSMALTAMLGLTGTPMAIGAMAVFGSSFMNFVIFHKLKLGERKDTIAFAIEPLTQADVTSANPIPIYTINFFGGAASGVLVALMGLINNTPGTATPIAGFAVMFAYNPVTKVLIAGLGCIMLSIIAGYLGSLAFKNYPVITKQELAHRED from the coding sequence ATGGAAATTTTAATGGGTACTGTATGGCTACTTGTCGTACTAGCTATTTTCACTTTATTTAATTACAAGGCGCCGCATGGTGCTAAGGCCATGGGGGCCCTGGCAGCAGCTGCCTGTGCTTCGTTTTTAGTAGAGGCCTTTCAAGACTCCTTTTTCGGTTCAGTGCTAGGCATTGAATTTCTTGGTGAAGTCGGGGCCGCCAATGGCGCCTTAAGTGGGGTAGCAGCGGCTATCCTAGTAGCCATTGCCATTGGTGTCCAGCCTGGTTACGCAGTACTCATTGGTCTAGCAGCCTCTGGTACCGGTATCCTGCCAGGCTTCGTCGCTGGCTACCTGGTTGCCTTTCTCGTGAAGTGGATTCAAGAAAAGGTACCGGGAGGCTTAGACCTGATCACTATCATTATTGTTGGTGCGCCTCTGACTCGGGCGGTGGCACTCTTTATGAGTCCGATTGTTGATTCAACCCTCTTGCGGATTGGGGAAATCTTGATTGCTTCGGCAGAATCTAGCCCAGTGATTATGGGAATTATTCTGGGTGGGGTAATTACGGTTGTGGCGACAGCGCCCCTATCTTCTATGGCCTTAACAGCCATGCTAGGCTTAACAGGGACGCCAATGGCTATCGGTGCTATGGCGGTGTTCGGGTCATCCTTTATGAACTTTGTGATTTTCCACAAGCTGAAATTAGGTGAGCGCAAGGATACGATTGCCTTTGCCATTGAACCTCTGACTCAGGCCGATGTGACCTCAGCCAACCCCATTCCCATTTATACCATCAACTTCTTTGGCGGGGCAGCTAGTGGTGTGTTGGTCGCCTTGATGGGTCTGATTAACAACACACCTGGGACAGCCACCCCAATTGCCGGTTTTGCGGTAATGTTTGCCTATAACCCAGTTACTAAAGTCTTAATTGCTGGTTTGGGCTGTATCATGCTATCAATTATTGCTGGCTACCTAGGTTCACTAGCCTTTAAGAATTACCCAGTTATCACTAAGCAAGAGCTGGCCCACCGTGAAGATTAG
- a CDS encoding glucose 1-dehydrogenase: MGKLAGKVAIITGGANGMGETHVRLFVAEGAKVAITDIDAEKGQALADELGDVAIFIKHDVSSEADWQAVVKETESAFGPINILINNAGVSTVLSAEHSSLDEYMQVIKINQVSVFLGMKYTIASMKEAGSGAIVNISSINGLNGGAIAYTDSKFAVRGMTKAAAKEFARYGVRVNSVHPGIIRTPMVENSEAYEQIQQMVGMVPLQRMAEPEEISKLVLFLASDDASYSTGSEFIADGGILA, translated from the coding sequence ATGGGTAAGTTAGCAGGTAAGGTAGCTATTATTACAGGTGGCGCCAATGGCATGGGGGAGACCCACGTCCGCTTATTTGTTGCAGAAGGGGCTAAGGTGGCTATTACCGATATTGATGCGGAAAAAGGCCAGGCTTTAGCGGACGAACTTGGTGATGTGGCCATCTTTATCAAGCATGATGTATCTTCTGAAGCGGACTGGCAGGCGGTGGTTAAGGAAACCGAGTCGGCCTTCGGACCAATTAATATCTTAATTAATAACGCCGGTGTCTCGACGGTCCTATCTGCTGAACACTCTAGTTTAGATGAATATATGCAGGTTATCAAGATTAACCAGGTTTCTGTCTTCTTGGGTATGAAGTATACCATTGCTTCTATGAAGGAGGCCGGTTCGGGTGCCATTGTCAATATTTCTTCGATTAATGGCTTGAACGGTGGTGCTATTGCCTACACTGACAGTAAGTTTGCGGTGCGTGGCATGACCAAGGCGGCAGCCAAGGAATTCGCCCGGTATGGGGTTCGGGTTAACTCAGTCCACCCGGGCATTATCCGGACGCCAATGGTGGAGAACTCTGAGGCCTACGAGCAAATCCAGCAAATGGTTGGTATGGTGCCCCTGCAAAGAATGGCTGAGCCAGAGGAAATTTCAAAATTGGTGCTATTTTTAGCTTCTGATGATGCCAGCTACTCAACTGGATCTGAATTTATCGCAGATGGTGGTATCCTAGCCTAG
- a CDS encoding D-serine ammonia-lyase, giving the protein MSLDQYLSKQPQLAQVLNYEPIFWINDHYHGVDQANQVSQYSVADVKDAEDRLARFAPFIADRFPDTQANNGLIESYISKTDQFKAYLEDKYDTQIKGDYYLKRDDDLPIAGTIKARGAIYEVLKHAEDMALEAGLLTGYDDDYRKFASDDFQNFFKDYEIVVGTTGNLGISSGVMGAALGFSVTIHMSEEAKQWKKDFLRSHGIQVVEHKTNFTEAVNQGRAASDADPKSYFVDDEHSVNLFLGYTVAGSRLKQQLDEAGIVVDADHPLFVFNPCGIGGSPGGICFGLKQIFGDHVHCFFAQPTHMPSMLLGVMTEKYAGISVTDAGLDAKTNMDGLAVPRTSGFVAELMHNYFNGGITITEEDQKELLTAMIDTENIPLEPAALAGTPGPAMLFATEAGQAYLDKYDLRDKMDQATHIAWATGGSMVPADEMQAFYDEGKDLVAK; this is encoded by the coding sequence ATGTCTTTAGACCAATATCTAAGTAAACAACCCCAACTAGCCCAAGTATTAAATTATGAACCCATTTTCTGGATCAATGACCACTATCATGGGGTTGACCAGGCCAACCAAGTTTCCCAGTATTCAGTCGCTGATGTTAAGGATGCTGAAGACCGTCTGGCGCGCTTTGCCCCCTTTATCGCCGACCGTTTTCCCGATACTCAGGCTAATAATGGCTTGATAGAGTCCTATATTAGCAAAACTGACCAGTTCAAGGCCTATTTAGAAGATAAGTATGATACCCAGATTAAAGGGGACTATTACTTAAAACGGGATGATGACCTACCGATTGCGGGTACCATCAAGGCTCGGGGTGCTATCTATGAGGTGCTTAAACACGCTGAAGATATGGCCTTGGAAGCTGGCTTATTGACCGGCTATGATGATGACTATCGTAAGTTCGCCAGCGATGACTTCCAAAATTTCTTTAAAGACTATGAAATTGTGGTTGGTACCACTGGTAATTTGGGTATTTCTTCTGGTGTCATGGGGGCAGCACTTGGCTTCTCGGTGACCATTCATATGTCAGAAGAGGCGAAACAATGGAAGAAAGACTTCTTACGTTCGCACGGCATCCAGGTGGTTGAGCACAAGACTAACTTTACTGAGGCGGTTAACCAAGGCCGGGCTGCTTCTGATGCTGATCCGAAGTCCTATTTTGTTGACGATGAGCACTCGGTTAACCTGTTCCTGGGCTATACGGTAGCCGGGTCACGATTGAAACAACAACTCGATGAAGCCGGTATTGTGGTCGACGCTGACCATCCGCTCTTTGTCTTTAATCCATGCGGAATTGGGGGTAGCCCAGGGGGGATCTGCTTTGGTCTTAAACAAATTTTTGGAGACCATGTCCACTGTTTCTTCGCCCAACCTACCCATATGCCGTCCATGTTATTAGGGGTCATGACTGAAAAATATGCTGGTATTTCAGTGACGGATGCTGGCCTGGATGCCAAGACCAATATGGATGGTTTGGCGGTCCCAAGAACGTCAGGTTTTGTGGCTGAATTGATGCACAATTACTTCAATGGCGGCATTACCATTACTGAAGAAGACCAAAAAGAACTCCTAACCGCTATGATTGATACTGAAAATATTCCGCTTGAGCCCGCTGCCTTGGCAGGGACACCAGGGCCAGCCATGCTCTTTGCGACTGAAGCCGGCCAAGCCTACTTAGACAAGTATGATCTAAGAGACAAGATGGACCAGGCCACCCATATTGCTTGGGCAACTGGTGGGTCAATGGTGCCAGCCGATGAGATGCAAGCATTTTATGATGAAGGTAAAGATTTAGTCGCTAAATAA